The DNA sequence CCGCCGACGGCCCAAGCGCAGTCAACGACGCGCCAACGATGATCTGGAAGAAATGCGAGGCGTATACTATAAGATTCACAAGTCTGGAGATCATCTTCTTGTTGCGCTGGGCGCGCATGGCGGCTGCGTACATGCCCATGGCGGACTTGCGGCCCTCTTCCAGGGAGCGGCAGTCGGTTGAGCCTGGGAGGGTGGAGTTGATGCCGACGGCACGACGGAAGATGACGAGGTTCTCATCGTTTGTACGACGGATGGGGAGGCCGGCGGGTTGGCCCCAGGAAAGGTCGGTGTCGGATTTTAAgacggttggggttgatttCTTGGCGGGGGGATTCTTGGTGAGGCCCCTATTTTGCTCTTCAGGGGGTTGCGATGCTGATAGCGCATTGTTGGGATTTGTTGGTGCTTGGTCGGAGGTGTCTGGCTGTGCCTGGGGATTTGAGCTGGCGCCTTTCAAAGGGTCACTATCTTGTGATGGCAACGGCATctttgatgttgaaggtgtgTTGTTTTGATGAGGCTGACCCAAAAGTGGGGAGGTCTCGTCGTAGTCTTGTttatcgtcgtcgtcgacagGGATCTCAGTGGAGCCACTTGGTTTAGACATCGTCGATGTCTAAAAGGGGTTTAGGTGGTGGGTTTCAATGCTGGGTTGGCTTTATATTACACTGTCTAGTCGGCACGTACACCGAACTCTGTTATTTGTGGCGAAAACGTCAAACTGCAGATTCGATGATGGCTGTTGGTGACAAGAAGGAAGACGCAGGGGCTTTCTGCATGCGACATGGCGCTTTATAGAGTCCGAACGAGGCATTGGGAGAGCAGGCCAGAGGCACAACCATGGCAGGCTGGGAGGATCGACATCTTTCTAGTCTCGGAAATGGCTGGTGTTATCAGGTTCAGCCCTACTTGGTGTTGTGCTAATTAATCTAGTTTGATGCAGCCTAGTGTCACCCGATGACATACGGCCATACAAAAGTCGTCGATAAGAGATTCAGCTACACCTCGGGATCAGAGTCAGGAGGTGTCTGAAAGCCACCCGTGGGAAGGATTCCCGATTTGCAAGTCGGCACGGTTTTTGGCACATGCAACCCTGAGGCGTCGGCAGACACCGTCTGCCGTCTTCGGTGTCCAATCAGCAACTACCACACTGTGTCGCATGCTGACACCTTGGTGTCTCGGGTTGCCCGAACCGATGTCTGAAGGTTTGTGCAACGACGGCTGAGATGGCTATCACAGCACCGCAAGCAGACAACCGCCGTGTTGTGTGTAGCGTCCTTCCTGGTCTGCTCTGACTTCTGGTCCAGGATCGTCATTGATATACACAGTTCACATCTGTAACAACACTATCAAGACGGCATCATTGCATTCAGCAATGCAAGTAGTATAATCCCACCCTCGACTGGTTAGATGGACATTAACCAAGACAATCTCTCTAGCGTATGCTGTTCATAACTTACGCAGACCTCAGCTTGATTTTCTATccaaaccacaccaccccagTGGCATCGAGGCCAAGATGACCCAAAAATATCTTGATAAAGAGACTACGAACCTTAAAGcgccgccttcctccccttgctaaacttcctccccgcctctAACACCAATACCGTCTGCTGCGCGACCACCAATAACTCCATGTTCTCATCCGCAATAACCACATCGAcatccatcctccccttttccaacatTTTCGCCGTTGTCCGAATCAAGAACCACCCGTTTCCCCTGTTCGGATCCACCCGTTTCTTGAGCTCAACATCCAATGTCACAGTATTACTAAACGCCTCCGCCTTCATCGCATCCTTGAGCAaattcctcaccaccgccggcctgCCCTGGTTTCTTGTGTCTGCACTTTCCCAAGCCACCATCTTGGAGTGTATCCCATGTGGATCATACACACCACCAGTGCGCATTAACATGTCCGACATACTGGGCAGTGCATCCGCCAGGAACGTCAACAGGGTGTTATCCACCCCGCCTTCGTAATCGGG is a window from the Podospora pseudocomata strain CBS 415.72m chromosome 6, whole genome shotgun sequence genome containing:
- a CDS encoding hypothetical protein (EggNog:ENOG503P2PP); this encodes MSKPSGSTEIPVDDDDKQDYDETSPLLGQPHQNNTPSTSKMPLPSQDSDPLKGASSNPQAQPDTSDQAPTNPNNALSASQPPEEQNRGLTKNPPAKKSTPTVLKSDTDLSWGQPAGLPIRRTNDENLVIFRRAVGINSTLPGSTDCRSLEEGRKSAMGMYAAAMRAQRNKKMISRLVNLIVYASHFFQIIVGASLTALGPSAGEHTILITVLGAVNTVIAGVLALLKGQGLPERLRHQVAEFRKLQDWIEQTEALLSVGVIGRDRKEVGLLVQVAFKKYNAAKECEEATSQPENNSNGYGNGYDNDHDHSEGSEPRRRQRLSDIPPVQ